Proteins encoded within one genomic window of Microbacterium sp. zg-B185:
- a CDS encoding VOC family protein encodes MTADAPLIHHIGFLVADLEAAIAHWSKVTGYTFSPIARYRTERYADASNPEPHWHDARISFSLEGPPHIELMEFHGAGTHAVTEGEGFHHLGFMNTPDIEARMAQMQAMGFTVNGQSIDENGHVVLWFTDKADLGNVRLEYVSADPQPIVDDSGALLELDSDGKPDLWSAR; translated from the coding sequence ATGACCGCTGACGCACCATTGATCCACCACATCGGCTTCCTGGTCGCCGACCTGGAAGCGGCCATCGCCCACTGGTCGAAGGTCACGGGGTACACCTTCAGCCCCATCGCCCGCTATCGCACCGAGCGGTATGCGGACGCCAGCAACCCGGAGCCGCACTGGCACGACGCGCGCATCTCGTTCAGCCTCGAGGGGCCGCCGCACATCGAGCTGATGGAGTTCCACGGCGCCGGCACCCACGCCGTCACGGAAGGCGAGGGCTTCCATCACCTCGGCTTCATGAACACACCCGACATCGAGGCCAGGATGGCCCAGATGCAGGCCATGGGGTTCACCGTGAACGGACAGTCGATCGACGAGAACGGCCACGTCGTGCTGTGGTTCACCGACAAGGCCGATCTGGGCAACGTGCGCTTGGAGTACGTCAGCGCGGACCCGCAGCCGATCGTGGACGACTCGGGCGCGCTGCTCGAGCTCGATTCCGACGGCAAGCCCGATCTCTGGTCTGCACGGTAG
- a CDS encoding ABC transporter permease, which produces MSPTVRRWAQSWAIPVIVLVLWEIVTRAGLLDPRFFPPLSDILATTVDQLLYGRLGLDVVLTVQRLVIAFAFAAVFGVAIGVASGRWRTVEMLIRPITDTLYPLPKIALLPLFIIIVGRGEVAYIITAFATAFFQIIISTRGTVREVPTDMIEAGRNFGATGVRFFTRLLFPAIAPGLMNGLRLGMATCLITLIAAEFVGAEYGLGAMIRRAGQQFAVAEVYAGILIVGLLGLLINLVFRLVTPLVVPAERRGRRPAAAQRGQGVPGGV; this is translated from the coding sequence ATGAGTCCGACAGTACGGCGCTGGGCGCAATCCTGGGCAATTCCGGTCATCGTGCTCGTGTTGTGGGAGATCGTCACGCGGGCAGGTCTGCTCGACCCACGGTTCTTCCCTCCTCTCAGCGACATTCTCGCCACCACGGTCGACCAGCTGCTGTACGGGCGGCTGGGCCTCGACGTCGTGCTGACGGTGCAACGGCTCGTGATCGCATTCGCGTTCGCGGCGGTCTTCGGCGTCGCTATCGGTGTCGCGTCTGGCCGGTGGCGGACGGTGGAGATGCTCATCCGACCCATCACCGACACGCTGTACCCGCTGCCCAAGATCGCGCTGCTCCCGCTGTTCATCATCATCGTCGGGCGTGGGGAGGTCGCGTACATCATCACGGCGTTCGCAACGGCCTTCTTCCAGATCATCATCAGCACGCGGGGCACCGTGCGAGAGGTGCCGACCGACATGATCGAGGCCGGCCGCAATTTCGGCGCCACCGGCGTTCGATTCTTCACGCGGCTGTTGTTTCCCGCTATCGCGCCGGGGCTGATGAACGGCTTGCGCCTGGGCATGGCCACCTGCCTGATCACGCTGATCGCGGCCGAGTTCGTCGGCGCCGAATACGGTCTGGGCGCCATGATTCGCCGGGCAGGACAGCAGTTCGCCGTCGCGGAGGTCTACGCCGGAATCCTCATCGTCGGGCTGCTCGGCCTGCTGATCAATCTCGTGTTTCGGCTCGTCACCCCGCTCGTGGTTCCGGCGGAACGTCGGGGCCGTCGTCCCGCCGCGGCGCAGCGGGGACAGGGAGTGCCCGGAGGCGTCTGA
- a CDS encoding zinc-dependent alcohol dehydrogenase family protein, producing MKAIVFREGSHWGVEDVPTPEPARGEVLLEVIRTGVCGTDEHLLHGGFIAKLPLIPGHEILGRVVALGEGVTTPAVGTVVTVDNTIHCGECGPCLTGRALFCENFVSLGCNEAGGFAEYVAVRAAKTFSADGLDVATAGLAEPTACAMHGADMLALKPGSEVLIFGAGPTGLILAQLLKTTGAARVVVAAPTASKLALAKEFGADETVQMDRGNADAAEAALRALAPNGFDAVVEATGSTAVLELGIRLTATGGTVLVYGLAGEDATASIRPYEIFSRELTIKGSFAQAFTMQRSMTALRSGAIKTEGIVTDVVGFDDFSRALSNLGDSSQVKTVFEPGKGL from the coding sequence ATGAAGGCGATTGTTTTCCGTGAGGGATCGCACTGGGGTGTCGAGGATGTCCCGACCCCGGAGCCGGCGCGCGGCGAGGTGCTGCTCGAGGTGATCAGGACGGGCGTCTGCGGCACGGACGAGCACCTCCTTCACGGTGGGTTCATCGCGAAGCTGCCGCTCATCCCCGGCCACGAGATCCTGGGCCGGGTCGTCGCCCTCGGCGAGGGGGTCACCACTCCGGCGGTCGGCACCGTCGTCACGGTCGACAACACCATCCACTGCGGCGAGTGCGGACCCTGCCTGACCGGCAGGGCGCTGTTCTGCGAGAACTTCGTCTCCCTGGGCTGCAACGAGGCAGGCGGCTTCGCCGAGTACGTCGCCGTCCGCGCCGCGAAGACCTTCTCCGCAGACGGGCTCGATGTGGCGACCGCCGGTCTGGCGGAACCGACGGCGTGCGCCATGCACGGCGCGGACATGCTGGCCCTCAAGCCGGGCTCCGAGGTCCTGATCTTCGGCGCGGGACCGACCGGCCTGATCCTTGCTCAGCTGCTCAAGACGACGGGCGCCGCGCGCGTGGTCGTCGCTGCGCCGACGGCCAGCAAACTCGCCCTCGCCAAGGAGTTCGGTGCGGACGAGACCGTCCAGATGGATCGCGGCAACGCCGACGCGGCAGAGGCTGCGCTGCGTGCGCTTGCGCCAAACGGCTTCGACGCCGTCGTCGAGGCGACCGGATCCACCGCCGTGCTCGAGCTCGGCATCCGTCTGACCGCGACGGGAGGCACCGTGCTCGTCTACGGTCTGGCCGGCGAGGACGCGACCGCGAGTATCCGGCCGTATGAGATCTTCAGCCGCGAGCTGACGATCAAGGGCTCGTTCGCGCAGGCGTTCACGATGCAGCGATCCATGACCGCGTTGCGATCGGGAGCGATCAAGACCGAGGGCATCGTGACGGATGTCGTCGGCTTCGACGACTTCTCGCGCGCCCTCTCCAACCTGGGCGACTCCTCCCAGGTCAAGACCGTATTCGAGCCCGGAAAGGGGCTGTGA
- a CDS encoding alcohol dehydrogenase catalytic domain-containing protein, with the protein MTTTSSDQRWRILVSAPGVVDVVTEPAVELGAGEALVSMRIAGVCGSDTHALHGKHPQMKPPYYPGHEVVGVVEAVASDVTGLAVGTRVTPEPTLPCGECKVCRAGNVNVCENLGFFGCGYREGGMAQTFSIPADRLRVVPEDFSDDQAILIEPLATPVHAAGLAGDLQGKAVLIHGCGTIGLLMLAAARAAGARRIVVSDLLGSKREIALRLGADAAVDAADDDFVGTVTAALGESADVVFDCVSVQTTVDVSVRVVAQGGAVVIVGVPSRPVTVDLPTVQDRQIRIQGAATYVTADYERAIEIIRSGAVDPTVMLTSRFDYARAADAFDLASTGTEIKVVITVD; encoded by the coding sequence ATGACCACCACTTCCTCGGATCAGCGCTGGCGGATCCTCGTGTCGGCGCCGGGCGTCGTCGATGTCGTCACCGAACCCGCCGTCGAGCTCGGCGCAGGTGAGGCGCTGGTCTCGATGCGCATCGCCGGGGTCTGCGGTTCGGACACGCACGCGCTCCACGGCAAGCACCCTCAGATGAAGCCCCCGTACTACCCCGGCCACGAGGTCGTCGGAGTCGTCGAAGCGGTCGCCTCCGACGTGACGGGCCTTGCCGTCGGCACGCGCGTGACGCCCGAGCCGACCCTCCCCTGCGGGGAGTGCAAGGTCTGCCGGGCGGGCAACGTGAACGTGTGCGAGAACCTCGGATTCTTCGGATGCGGTTACCGTGAGGGCGGCATGGCGCAGACCTTCAGCATTCCCGCAGACCGGCTTCGCGTCGTTCCGGAGGACTTCTCCGACGACCAGGCGATCCTGATCGAGCCCTTGGCGACGCCCGTTCACGCCGCGGGTCTGGCCGGGGACCTGCAGGGCAAGGCAGTGCTCATCCACGGCTGCGGAACGATCGGCCTGCTCATGCTCGCGGCCGCCCGTGCCGCCGGTGCGCGCAGGATCGTGGTGAGCGATCTGCTCGGCTCCAAGCGCGAGATCGCGCTGCGGCTGGGTGCGGATGCCGCGGTCGACGCCGCCGACGACGACTTCGTCGGCACCGTGACCGCCGCGCTGGGCGAGTCGGCCGACGTCGTCTTCGACTGCGTCTCGGTGCAGACGACGGTGGACGTATCGGTCCGCGTGGTCGCCCAGGGCGGCGCGGTCGTCATCGTCGGAGTACCCTCGCGCCCGGTGACGGTCGATCTGCCCACAGTGCAGGACCGGCAGATCCGCATCCAGGGCGCGGCGACCTATGTGACCGCCGACTACGAGCGCGCGATCGAGATCATCCGCTCCGGTGCGGTCGATCCCACCGTCATGCTCACCAGCCGGTTCGACTACGCACGCGCGGCGGACGCGTTCGATCTGGCCAGCACCGGCACCGAGATCAAGGTCGTCATCACCGTCGACTGA
- a CDS encoding sugar ABC transporter substrate-binding protein: protein MIRKSNQRIIGAGIAALMAGAALTGCSSAAEDAGNAAPVTSSDVELIQGVRSLSNAYHANWVDGGDLFGEFADLEVITITDESDSQRQLSQVRALGASGKVFALNVDPNTSSDTEAIVNAVTDAGGFVVTQWNKPDDLFPWDVSDNWVAHISFDGRTSGQEVSEALFDEIGGEGNIIALQGILDNVPAKQRFEGLQNALADAPGITLLEDQTANYSRSEALTVTQTLLAKHGGQIDGIWAANDEMALGAIEALRAAGLEGQIPVVGFDAVPEALEAIEDPASGYIATVSTDPWWQGGAGLAIAYQAATGEIDVAKLSHEQRAFYGSQTVVTVKNVADYLQAPPLDKLVPDFENPWLRSQGAIK from the coding sequence ATGATCCGGAAATCCAATCAACGCATCATCGGCGCGGGTATCGCGGCCCTCATGGCGGGAGCTGCCCTGACCGGCTGCTCCTCTGCCGCGGAGGACGCAGGAAACGCCGCCCCCGTCACATCGTCGGATGTCGAGCTTATCCAGGGGGTTCGCAGTCTCTCCAACGCGTACCACGCGAACTGGGTGGACGGCGGAGACCTCTTCGGTGAGTTCGCCGACCTCGAGGTCATCACGATCACCGACGAGTCCGACTCGCAGCGCCAGCTCTCGCAGGTGCGCGCCCTCGGCGCGTCCGGCAAGGTCTTCGCACTCAACGTCGACCCGAACACGTCCTCCGACACCGAGGCGATCGTCAACGCGGTCACGGATGCCGGCGGCTTCGTCGTCACGCAGTGGAACAAGCCGGACGACCTGTTCCCGTGGGACGTCAGCGACAACTGGGTCGCCCACATCAGCTTCGATGGCCGCACCAGCGGCCAGGAGGTCTCCGAGGCGCTGTTCGACGAGATCGGCGGCGAAGGCAACATCATCGCGCTGCAGGGAATCCTGGACAACGTGCCGGCCAAGCAGCGCTTCGAAGGCCTCCAGAACGCACTGGCGGACGCGCCGGGCATCACCCTCCTCGAGGACCAGACGGCCAACTACAGCCGTTCCGAGGCGCTGACCGTCACCCAGACACTGCTCGCCAAGCACGGCGGACAGATCGACGGCATCTGGGCGGCCAACGACGAGATGGCGCTCGGCGCGATCGAGGCACTGCGTGCCGCAGGCCTCGAAGGTCAGATCCCGGTGGTCGGCTTCGATGCCGTCCCCGAGGCGCTCGAGGCGATCGAAGACCCCGCGTCCGGCTACATCGCGACCGTCTCGACGGACCCGTGGTGGCAGGGCGGCGCCGGACTGGCGATCGCCTATCAGGCTGCGACGGGCGAGATCGACGTCGCCAAGCTCTCGCACGAGCAGCGTGCCTTCTACGGCAGCCAGACGGTCGTGACGGTCAAGAACGTCGCCGACTACCTGCAGGCGCCGCCGCTGGACAAGCTCGTTCCGGACTTCGAGAACCCCTGGCTGCGCAGCCAGGGCGCCATCAAGTAG
- a CDS encoding ABC transporter substrate-binding protein, with amino-acid sequence MTHATAIRARRLLVAAGAAAVLVLAGCAGDPEGASPGGEDNTAEGGTIRVAYLATGSSLPLFVTAEKYAEEVGIDVELVEVASGNESITGVATAQYDAGFAGIGSAAYNAVDEGLPVRYVAPMHAGYIEDYFIVSSQLAGSSAEAATLAEDMSQLAGKTFAANAPGVVTEALLGFALERGGLSMDEIALEYIPFPDQVPALANGGIAAGILSEPFPTQAEENGSGYRPWATPTDEEPLPFTGIIYNTDWADANPQVAEDFMRAYTMAAEDLDDNGWDTPEMLALVEQYTGADPAIVAASRQHHIAADLSVDFDVLLRYQEFFMERGSLNYDEIIPEEDIWDFTWRDAALKN; translated from the coding sequence ATGACCCACGCCACAGCCATTCGTGCTCGCCGTCTGCTGGTCGCCGCCGGGGCCGCCGCCGTTCTCGTCCTCGCCGGCTGCGCCGGCGATCCCGAGGGTGCATCGCCGGGCGGCGAGGACAACACTGCGGAGGGCGGGACCATCCGGGTCGCGTATCTGGCCACCGGGTCGTCGCTGCCGCTGTTCGTCACTGCGGAGAAGTACGCCGAAGAGGTCGGGATCGACGTCGAACTCGTCGAGGTCGCGAGCGGCAACGAATCGATCACCGGCGTTGCGACCGCTCAGTACGATGCCGGGTTCGCCGGGATCGGTTCTGCCGCCTACAACGCTGTGGACGAAGGATTGCCGGTCCGGTACGTCGCACCGATGCACGCGGGCTACATCGAGGACTACTTCATCGTCTCGTCCCAGCTGGCAGGTTCCTCGGCCGAGGCGGCCACGCTTGCCGAGGACATGTCGCAACTGGCGGGCAAGACATTCGCCGCGAACGCGCCCGGAGTGGTGACCGAGGCGCTGCTGGGGTTCGCCCTCGAGCGCGGCGGCCTGTCGATGGACGAGATCGCGCTGGAATACATTCCGTTCCCCGATCAGGTGCCCGCACTCGCGAACGGCGGGATCGCGGCAGGCATCCTTTCCGAACCGTTCCCCACTCAGGCCGAGGAGAACGGATCCGGCTACCGTCCGTGGGCGACGCCGACAGACGAGGAACCGCTCCCGTTCACCGGCATCATCTACAACACCGACTGGGCGGATGCGAACCCGCAGGTGGCTGAGGACTTCATGCGCGCCTACACCATGGCCGCTGAGGACCTCGACGACAACGGCTGGGACACTCCCGAGATGCTCGCGCTCGTAGAGCAGTACACCGGCGCCGATCCCGCGATCGTGGCAGCGTCGCGACAGCACCACATCGCCGCGGACCTCAGTGTCGACTTCGACGTCCTGCTCCGATACCAGGAGTTCTTCATGGAGCGAGGATCGCTGAACTACGACGAGATCATCCCCGAAGAGGACATCTGGGACTTCACCTGGCGCGACGCCGCCCTCAAGAACTGA
- a CDS encoding ABC transporter permease — protein sequence MIRRALRERWALFVGPIAILLGWEVLSRTGIIRPTFFPPPSQIIARSVIVFEPASGLGGDIIATVVRVLVTILLAVVLGVAVGIAITASQWLERGTHTVLAFLYPIPGVLFFPFLTFLLGRTEMAIILTALVTPLVVMILYTVAGVRSIDRTLLEVADNYGSRGRRRFLGILVPGALPSIVTGIRVSLGFTLIAVIAIEMVGAPNGLGQFLWSNWQILRVTDMYVALLIIAVIGLISSVGFDAVADRILPWRRDVQGAQI from the coding sequence GTGATCCGGCGCGCCCTCCGCGAGAGGTGGGCCCTCTTCGTCGGGCCGATCGCGATCCTCCTGGGATGGGAGGTCCTCAGTCGAACGGGGATCATCCGGCCGACGTTCTTTCCGCCGCCGAGCCAGATCATCGCGCGAAGCGTCATCGTGTTCGAACCCGCGTCCGGGCTGGGTGGCGACATCATCGCCACCGTCGTCCGCGTTCTGGTGACGATCCTTCTCGCGGTCGTTCTCGGTGTCGCGGTGGGCATCGCGATCACCGCGTCGCAGTGGCTGGAGCGGGGCACCCACACGGTGCTGGCCTTCTTGTACCCGATCCCCGGCGTGCTGTTCTTCCCCTTCCTGACCTTCCTGTTGGGCCGCACCGAGATGGCGATCATCCTGACCGCTCTGGTGACGCCCTTGGTCGTGATGATCCTGTACACCGTCGCCGGGGTCCGCAGCATCGACCGGACGCTGCTGGAAGTGGCAGACAATTACGGCTCACGTGGCAGGCGTCGATTCCTCGGCATCCTCGTCCCCGGCGCACTTCCGTCGATCGTCACGGGGATCCGGGTCTCGCTGGGGTTCACGTTGATCGCCGTCATCGCCATCGAGATGGTCGGAGCTCCCAACGGACTGGGCCAGTTCCTCTGGTCGAATTGGCAGATCCTGCGCGTCACCGATATGTACGTCGCCTTGCTGATCATCGCGGTGATCGGCCTGATCAGCTCGGTCGGCTTCGACGCGGTCGCGGACCGAATCCTGCCCTGGCGACGCGATGTTCAGGGGGCACAGATATGA
- a CDS encoding thiamine pyrophosphate-binding protein: MSQTMRVADALGRMLAELGVSQVFGVVGSGNFRLTNALVAAGANFVAARHEAGAASMADAFSRITGQVSALSLHQGCGLTNALTGVTEAAKCHTPLLVLAADTAVGDVTSNFHIDQDAAVMAVGATPMRIHSAETALADAARAFRVAQIERTTVVLSLPIDIQDRTISYPGTRPASNVHVPTPLVSGSDAAALVELLAHADRPVIIGGRGARGAKGGLRELAAASGALLIASGGGRGIFEGDEWALDVVGGFATDSAAELVRDADLIVAFGVALNDWTTRGGTLLDKATLVQVDDRVEAIGKHRLVDLGIVGDTAAVARAACEALEAMGPPRTGYRTPEVAERVRAARYWSEQSVDAVEEPGFVDPAALTNALDAMLPDERVVVVDGGNVNAYPGAHLRVPDDEGYVLPLSFQSIGLGLASVIGAAVARPDRLAVLGTGDGSLLMGAVELETAVRLRLKLLIIAFNDSAYGAEIHLFPDSTAQEQEIVRFPDTDIAAIARGYGCEAITVRSLEDLGGVSAWLESDQARPLVIDAKITGRPSWLMAREDGH; the protein is encoded by the coding sequence ATGTCGCAGACGATGAGGGTGGCCGATGCGCTCGGCCGCATGCTGGCCGAGCTGGGTGTATCGCAGGTGTTCGGAGTGGTGGGCAGCGGCAACTTCCGGCTGACCAATGCGCTGGTGGCGGCCGGAGCGAATTTCGTCGCGGCGCGCCATGAGGCGGGTGCGGCGTCCATGGCCGACGCGTTCTCGCGCATCACCGGGCAAGTCAGCGCGCTGAGCCTGCATCAGGGCTGCGGACTCACCAACGCGCTGACCGGGGTGACCGAAGCGGCCAAGTGCCACACGCCGCTGCTCGTCCTCGCCGCGGACACCGCGGTGGGTGATGTCACCTCGAACTTCCATATCGATCAGGATGCCGCGGTGATGGCCGTCGGTGCCACGCCGATGCGCATTCATTCGGCCGAAACTGCGCTGGCGGACGCGGCGCGGGCGTTTCGAGTCGCGCAGATCGAGCGGACCACGGTCGTCCTGTCATTGCCGATCGACATCCAGGACCGCACGATCTCGTATCCGGGAACGCGCCCCGCCTCGAACGTGCACGTGCCGACGCCGCTCGTCTCTGGCTCGGATGCCGCGGCCCTGGTGGAACTGCTCGCGCATGCGGATCGGCCGGTCATCATCGGCGGCCGAGGCGCGCGAGGCGCAAAGGGCGGTCTGCGGGAACTCGCCGCAGCTTCGGGTGCCCTCCTGATCGCCTCGGGAGGCGGCCGTGGGATCTTCGAGGGCGACGAATGGGCGCTCGATGTCGTCGGAGGATTCGCGACGGACAGCGCCGCAGAGCTCGTTCGCGACGCCGACCTCATCGTCGCATTCGGGGTCGCACTCAATGACTGGACGACGCGCGGAGGGACCCTCCTCGACAAGGCGACCCTGGTCCAGGTCGACGACCGCGTCGAGGCGATCGGCAAGCACCGTCTGGTGGATCTGGGCATCGTCGGCGACACCGCCGCTGTGGCACGGGCCGCGTGCGAGGCGCTCGAGGCCATGGGCCCGCCCCGCACGGGCTACCGCACACCCGAGGTGGCCGAGCGCGTCCGCGCCGCCCGATACTGGTCCGAGCAGTCGGTGGACGCGGTCGAAGAACCCGGCTTCGTCGACCCTGCCGCGCTGACGAACGCCCTCGACGCGATGCTGCCCGACGAACGCGTCGTGGTCGTCGACGGTGGCAACGTGAACGCGTATCCGGGGGCGCACCTGCGCGTGCCCGACGACGAGGGCTACGTGCTGCCGCTGTCGTTCCAGTCCATCGGCCTCGGGCTGGCCAGTGTGATCGGCGCTGCCGTCGCACGTCCGGATCGCCTCGCCGTGCTGGGCACCGGCGACGGGTCGCTGCTGATGGGGGCCGTGGAGCTGGAGACGGCGGTGCGCCTGCGCCTCAAGCTGCTGATCATCGCGTTCAATGACAGCGCCTATGGTGCCGAGATCCATCTCTTCCCGGACTCCACAGCCCAGGAGCAGGAGATCGTCCGATTTCCGGACACCGACATCGCGGCGATCGCCCGCGGCTACGGGTGCGAAGCGATCACCGTGCGGTCGCTCGAAGATCTCGGCGGCGTATCGGCCTGGCTCGAGTCCGATCAAGCGCGCCCTCTGGTGATCGACGCGAAGATCACTGGTCGTCCTTCCTGGCTCATGGCCAGGGAAGACGGCCACTAG
- a CDS encoding glucose-6-phosphate isomerase family protein has translation MDSLNAEPTAEPHITPALLTVIADGGLEGTPDIYRVPLGRLDGVYSDSAAYRAETDRMGADAEVYSVRSHSYADGPGSLTIGTSRLEPGKIGLEYALTRGHLHRRADRAELYYCLSGRGVMLMDTVDGRASAIELTPGKAVHVPGGWIHRSVNVGAEPFVTLFCYNSDSGQDYEIIADAGGMSQLVIDDGLGGWAAVPNPQHTGYRASTASE, from the coding sequence ATGGATTCACTCAACGCCGAGCCCACGGCAGAACCTCACATCACTCCGGCGCTGCTCACCGTCATCGCCGACGGCGGCCTGGAGGGCACGCCCGACATCTACCGGGTGCCGCTCGGACGGCTCGACGGCGTGTACTCCGACTCCGCCGCCTACCGCGCCGAGACCGACCGGATGGGAGCCGACGCCGAGGTGTACTCGGTGCGCTCGCATTCCTATGCCGACGGTCCAGGCTCTCTGACGATCGGCACGAGCCGGCTCGAGCCGGGCAAGATCGGGCTCGAGTACGCACTCACGCGCGGCCACCTGCACCGGCGAGCGGACAGAGCGGAGCTGTACTACTGCCTCTCCGGACGCGGAGTGATGCTCATGGACACCGTCGACGGCCGGGCCAGCGCGATCGAGCTGACACCGGGCAAGGCCGTGCACGTGCCCGGGGGGTGGATTCACCGCAGTGTCAACGTCGGCGCCGAGCCCTTCGTGACGCTGTTCTGCTACAACTCCGACTCGGGCCAGGACTACGAGATCATCGCCGACGCCGGGGGCATGAGTCAGCTCGTCATCGACGATGGCCTCGGCGGGTGGGCGGCAGTCCCCAACCCCCAGCACACGGGTTACCGCGCTTCCACGGCCTCGGAGTGA
- a CDS encoding MurR/RpiR family transcriptional regulator — MAADKGHGIVSPHDREHHSGDPQNSLLDRISQHLDEISPSERKVADLILLDPVAFTTMTMARAAGAAGVSEPTVMRLALSLGCDGFQSLKMALAQAVALGMPVTFSAINDTDSVADIARKVFDHTITSLDKARHALDVSAIERSVELILAAPTVVFVGFGASSIIALDAAQKIPVFGRPLLAPSDPHQAFMAIATVPPPSVVVAISNSGRTTDAIRLAEVAKSRSLPVIAITGSDDTPLSAVADVPIVVRTFENTDVYTPAVSRIAGLAVVDIIAAALAIRRGDQHHEGFRAMKASLLEFRSQP, encoded by the coding sequence ATGGCGGCAGATAAAGGGCACGGGATAGTGTCACCGCACGACCGCGAGCACCACTCCGGCGACCCGCAGAATTCGCTGCTGGACCGCATCTCGCAGCACCTGGACGAGATCAGTCCCTCCGAGCGCAAGGTCGCCGATCTGATCCTGCTGGACCCGGTGGCGTTCACCACGATGACGATGGCTCGCGCAGCCGGAGCCGCCGGAGTGAGCGAGCCGACCGTCATGCGGCTGGCGCTCTCGCTCGGCTGCGACGGCTTCCAGTCGTTGAAGATGGCCCTCGCGCAGGCGGTGGCCCTGGGCATGCCGGTCACCTTCTCGGCGATCAACGACACCGACTCGGTCGCCGACATCGCCCGGAAGGTCTTCGATCACACCATCACGAGTCTCGACAAGGCTCGCCACGCTCTGGATGTCAGCGCGATCGAGCGCTCCGTCGAGTTGATCCTCGCCGCCCCGACCGTGGTGTTCGTCGGTTTCGGCGCCTCCAGCATCATCGCCCTGGATGCCGCGCAGAAGATCCCGGTGTTCGGCCGGCCCCTGCTCGCTCCGAGCGATCCGCATCAGGCGTTCATGGCCATCGCGACGGTCCCGCCGCCGTCGGTCGTCGTCGCGATCTCCAACTCCGGGCGCACCACCGACGCGATCCGGCTCGCCGAGGTGGCGAAGTCCCGATCGCTGCCGGTCATCGCCATCACCGGAAGCGACGACACACCCCTGTCCGCAGTGGCGGACGTGCCGATCGTCGTCCGCACGTTCGAGAACACCGACGTCTACACGCCGGCCGTGAGCAGGATCGCCGGTCTGGCGGTCGTCGACATCATCGCCGCCGCCCTCGCCATCCGCCGCGGGGACCAGCACCACGAAGGGTTCCGGGCGATGAAGGCGAGTCTGCTCGAGTTCCGAAGTCAGCCATAG
- a CDS encoding ABC transporter ATP-binding protein, giving the protein MNAQAQPKVRLTDVSKRFPGREQVTALAEVSLDIAEGEFVSIVGPSGCGKSTLLRLVAGLYEPSSGTVEIGSSKPDRPKTAMVFQEHALFPWMSVRENVMFGPRNRNVPKKEAAEIADEQLARLGLARFGDFYPHQLSGGMKQRVGIARALAQDAEVLLMDEPLGALDAQTRTLLQEQILELRQQTNPTVLYITHAIDEAVFLSDRVVLMSARPGRIRDIVELDFGPDRTPELRGTPEFAALSQDIWNHLRVEVQAAMAVDDR; this is encoded by the coding sequence ATGAATGCGCAGGCGCAGCCGAAAGTACGTCTCACCGACGTGAGCAAGCGGTTCCCGGGACGTGAGCAGGTCACCGCGCTTGCGGAGGTCTCGCTGGACATCGCCGAAGGCGAGTTCGTGTCGATCGTAGGACCTTCCGGTTGTGGCAAGTCCACGCTGCTGCGGCTGGTGGCGGGTCTGTACGAGCCCTCATCGGGCACCGTCGAAATCGGAAGTTCCAAACCGGATCGTCCGAAGACCGCGATGGTCTTTCAGGAGCACGCTCTGTTCCCCTGGATGTCGGTGCGCGAGAATGTCATGTTCGGCCCGCGCAACCGCAATGTGCCGAAGAAGGAGGCGGCGGAAATCGCCGACGAGCAGCTCGCGCGCCTGGGCCTGGCCCGTTTCGGCGACTTCTATCCGCATCAGTTGTCCGGCGGGATGAAACAGCGCGTCGGGATCGCCCGGGCGCTCGCGCAGGATGCGGAGGTGCTCCTCATGGACGAGCCTCTGGGCGCTCTGGACGCGCAGACGCGCACACTCCTGCAGGAGCAGATCCTCGAGCTGCGACAGCAGACGAACCCCACGGTCCTCTACATCACGCACGCCATCGATGAGGCTGTGTTCCTGTCCGACCGGGTCGTGCTGATGTCGGCTCGTCCGGGTCGGATCCGCGACATCGTCGAACTTGATTTCGGGCCCGACCGCACGCCCGAGCTGCGGGGCACACCGGAGTTCGCTGCGCTCTCTCAAGACATCTGGAACCACCTCCGCGTCGAGGTGCAGGCCGCGATGGCCGTGGACGACCGGTGA